DNA sequence from the Brienomyrus brachyistius isolate T26 chromosome 18, BBRACH_0.4, whole genome shotgun sequence genome:
AAGACACCGTTAAAGCTCTGGAACACATCAAACTGCCATTTGGCCAGAAAAATTTGCTCCCGAGTGCAGTAGATGGGTTTCGTGAGGAACTGGGTATCTCTAACTATTAAAAATATAACATCAATCACAGAGTTCACAGAGCCCAGGAACCAGACCACTGCAATGGCAATATTGGTTCTCCTGGGGGTGGCGATGTCAGTGTGTCGGAGTGGGAAACAAATGGCCACATAGCGTTCCAGACACATGACAGCCAACGTCAGGGGGGAGATGCGGAAAGTTGTGCTGCTTACCAGGACGATCATGGAGCAGAGGACCTTCGTGAGTGTGATGTTAATCAGATTAAATGAGTAGAGCAATGTGGTGAATCCCAGATGGATGGAGTCACCAAGGAGCATCTGACTGAATAGAAGATAGCGGGAAGTCTCACGGAAGCTgggtttactgcacatggcaaTGAACATGATGAGGTTCAGAGAAATGAAGAACAGGCTGGTGGACAGCACAACAGATGATTTTATTATTGCTGTGAAATCTATCTGTTGCGTGATGGTTTGGTAGTACAAGAAGCTGAACTCTAGAGAGGAACCATTCTGGTCAGCCATAGGTCAGCtctgaaacaaaatgaaaagatTACAGATTTACATTTAAAACACAAGTTGATGTTCACAGTCAACGACACAAATATATGCTTCTCAGAAGACAAGAAGGACCCCTATTCATTTGAAatgaaagacagacacaataaaatataaatttgaGATGGTTGCTTACCTGCCTCTGTTGAGCACTTGACTCAAACACTTCTGAAGTGGCATGTGCTCTAGTTTATAATGAATCCAATGACACATGACATCACATGCActctgtaggtgtgtccagCATAATTAGCCTCTTGAGTGAAGCAGGAAGGACATGCATATCTCTGCCTGAACAGTAACTGTTTGATACGACTATTTGTTAGTAGTTGCAGTTCAATGGAGAAGATCATTATTTATCTTATATTCACTGTGTCAGCTTGGCCAGTGGTTAGAATGCACTAGTGCAGATCAATGACCAGTGCAAACCAGTGGTCACTGTGGAGCAATGGTCTGTATAGAGAAACATAGGGCAGTATTTAGGGTACAGAATTCatcactgtgtgctgtgtgtctggAAGTAGTGTAGGGCATTATTCAGTGATTTTAAGTAGAGATGTACTGATCCATTGGTCAGGGACCAGAATAGGCCGATTTTCAGAGTGTTCAGCCCAGATCATTAGTCTCATGGTATTTCCAATACCGAATTGGTCTGTTTTATTCATGGGCCACAGGTCATACACACAGCAGCGGAGGCAATTGCCTCACAGCCATTTCCACACTCATAGCTGCATGCTAACATGTAGTTAGCGTCATTGTGAGCGGTTTCTACTGTACATGTAAAGCCAAAGTAAAGCATAAGGAAACCAGCACCAAaaggaggtaaactttaaactgattaataaacatattagataatcttgaaaaggaataagcattaaaattgcaaaactaggtaaggttttttttcctatgacagagtaaagaTGTTTTATTGAAACTTTAACCCCCTGCACTATAATGTCCGTAAAGTATCAAGGTATGacaaagcctgatcttaatctagcttaCTAGGTATGTAAGAAttgtatgtgcataacatgtgatGTTGGCATTAATAATATTACCCTGCACCTATTATTATTTGGAAGAGTATAGTAcacttcagttttatttggaGGTTTGTAACCTGTGGATTTTTTTATCTCATACGAGCAAAAGACGAGAAAAGGGCCGTGTTATCTGGTGAATTTGAACATACTGGAAAATGATGTACGTTCCCTCTCCTGATGCTGAGACCTTACCgtagtggaggggtttgcgtgttccagtgatcccaggagctaagttgcctggggctttatgtccctggtagggtcaccctaggcaaacaggtcctgggtgaggaaccagacaaagtgcggctcaaaagacCCCTCATGATGAAGAAAAACATGGACACACGTTTTCCTTCCctcggacgcgggtcaccggggccccctcctggagccaggcctgggcgtggggctcgatggcgagtgcctggtggccaggcctacacccatggggcctggttgggTACAGCCCAAataaggcacgtgggtcccccctccaatgggctcaccacctgtaggaggggccaaaggggtcagGTGCAGTGAGAGTTGGGCAGTAGCCGAAAGCGGGGACCTTAGTGGTCTGATCCTCGACTGCAGAAgctctctggtggggaaggagccttaGCTGGTGTGCGAGGCTGTGAGGTTCCGACTAGatgtagtcgggctcacctcgacacacagcttgggctctggatccagtctcctcgaagggggttggaccctcttccactctggagttgctcatgGGGAGAGGTGCTGAGTGGAAGTGGGAATACTTATTGCCCCtgggctgggcgcctgtacattggggtctACCATGGTATACgaaagggtagcctcccttcgcctttgggtggggggacgggtcctgactgtcgtttgcgcttatgcattaaacagcagttcagaatacccaccctttttgaagttcttggaaggggtgttggagagcgctcctcccggGGACTCTTTTGTtctactgggggacttcaatgcaaacgtgggcaatgacagtgagacctggaggggcgtgattgggaggaacgcccccccccgatctgaagaTGAgtagtgttttgttattggacttctgtgctcgtcacggattatccataatgttcaagcataaagatgtccatatgtgcacttagcaccaggacaccctaggccgcagttcgatgattaactttgtggtcgtgtcatcggacttgcggccacatgtattggacactcgggtaAAGAGacgggcggagctgtcaaccgatcaccacctggttggctccgctggtgggggaggaagccggccaggcctggcaggctcAAGCGTATAGTGacggtctgctgggaacgtctggcggaacccCCTGTCAGaaggagtttcaactcctacctccggcagaacttctcccatatcccgggggaagcgggggacattgagtccgaatgggccatgttccttGCTTCCTTTGTTGAGGTGGCTGAccagagctgtggccgtaaggtggccGGTGTCTGTcgtggcggcaatccccgaacccgctggtggacaccggctgtgagggatgctgtcaagctgaagaaggagtcctatggggcctttttggcctgtgggactctggAGGCAGATGATAGGTACTGGTGGGGTAAGCGGAAAGAGGCTTCAggggtcgctgaggcaaaaactcgggtatgggaggagtttggtgaggccatggagaacgacttccggacggcttcgatgAGATTCTGCTCCACCATCCGGCGTCTCAGGGCGGGAACgcagtgcagcatcaacactgttcatAGTGAGGATGgtgtgctgctgacctcagctcgggatgttgtgggtcggtggaagaaatactttgaagacctcctcaatcccaccgacatgccttccaatgaggaagcagagtctggggacttggggggcggactcacctatctctcgggcagaggtcactgaggtggttaaaaagctcctcggtggccgggccccggggatgGATGAGATccacccggagttcctcaaggctctggatgttgcggggctgtcttggttgacacgcatctgcggcattgcgtggacatcgggggcagtgcctctggattggcagaccagggtggtggtccccctcttca
Encoded proteins:
- the LOC125713120 gene encoding odorant receptor 131-2-like; translation: MADQNGSSLEFSFLYYQTITQQIDFTAIIKSSVVLSTSLFFISLNLIMFIAMCSKPSFRETSRYLLFSQMLLGDSIHLGFTTLLYSFNLINITLTKVLCSMIVLVSSTTFRISPLTLAVMCLERYVAICFPLRHTDIATPRRTNIAIAVVWFLGSVNSVIDVIFLIVRDTQFLTKPIYCTREQIFLAKWQFDVFQSFNGVFFVAVGIIVIGTYTGIMIAARSIKAKKASRTVLLHLVQLGLCLSSFLFSNIERALSTISSALFIHLRYLNFFLLVLLPRCLSPLIYGLRDEGVRPLFLCYLCCGHRRITPATKH